A single region of the Streptomyces sp. NBC_01803 genome encodes:
- a CDS encoding xanthine dehydrogenase family protein molybdopterin-binding subunit, whose protein sequence is MVPAQGGEAPPRRDPHGLGASVEPAEADAKVRGTYPYTADLWAEGLLWAAVLRSPHPHARIKGIDTAEAAEMPGVRAVVTHQDVAGEAGLGRSVTDRPALASDVVRYHGEPVAAVAADHPETARLAAAAIIVEYEVLDPVTDPEKSFEAEPLHPDGNLIRHIPLRYGDPAATGEIVVEGLYRVGRQDPALIGAESGLAVPRPDGGVEIYTGTTDPHTDRDRLAACLGLEPEQVKIYVTGVPGALGDREDLGFQLPLSLLAIRTGSPVKFAATREESFLGHAHRHPTLLRYWHHADREGKLVKVEAQLLMDAGAYADDSAEALAAAVSFAAGPYVVPNAVVDGWAVRTNNPPSGYLRGEGALQVCAAYEGQMDMLAARLGIDPAELRARNVLATGDPLPTGQTVTCPAPVAELLAAVREAPLPALPKDGPVEDWLLPGGPDGPAEPGAVRRGVGYALGMVHMLGAEGTDEVSTATVKVEGAVATVLCAAVETGQGFATLARQIVQDVLGVDEVHVAPVDTDQPSAGAGGRGRHTWVSGGAVERAAKMVRTQLLQPLATKFGMSAELLSIADGKITSYDGVLSTTVAEALEGKELWATAQCRPHPTEPLNEAGQGDAFVGLAFAAVRAVVDVDVELGSVRVVEMAIAQDVGRVLNPRQLEARIEAGVTQGVGAALTEHLRVVRGMVRRPDLAGYALPTPLDAPEVRIVKLIEERDVVAPFGAKAVSAVPVVVSPAAVAAAVRAATGRPVNRLPIRPQSAVGVA, encoded by the coding sequence ATGGTGCCCGCCCAGGGCGGCGAGGCCCCGCCGCGCCGGGACCCGCACGGCCTCGGCGCCTCGGTGGAGCCCGCCGAGGCCGACGCCAAGGTGCGGGGGACCTACCCGTACACCGCCGATCTGTGGGCCGAGGGCCTGCTGTGGGCCGCCGTGCTGCGCTCCCCGCACCCGCACGCGCGCATCAAGGGCATCGACACCGCCGAGGCCGCCGAGATGCCCGGGGTGCGGGCCGTGGTCACCCACCAGGACGTGGCGGGGGAGGCCGGTCTCGGCCGGTCCGTCACCGACCGGCCCGCCCTGGCCTCCGACGTGGTGCGGTACCACGGGGAGCCGGTCGCGGCCGTCGCCGCCGACCACCCCGAGACCGCCCGGCTCGCCGCCGCCGCGATCATCGTGGAGTACGAGGTCCTCGACCCGGTCACCGACCCGGAGAAGTCGTTCGAGGCCGAGCCCCTCCACCCCGACGGCAACCTGATCCGCCACATCCCACTGCGGTACGGCGACCCGGCCGCCACCGGCGAGATCGTGGTCGAGGGCCTGTACCGCGTCGGACGGCAGGACCCGGCGCTCATCGGAGCCGAGTCCGGTCTCGCCGTGCCCCGCCCGGACGGCGGTGTCGAGATCTACACCGGCACCACCGACCCGCACACCGACCGCGACCGGCTCGCCGCCTGCCTGGGCCTGGAGCCCGAGCAGGTCAAGATCTACGTCACCGGGGTGCCCGGCGCGCTCGGCGACCGCGAGGACCTGGGGTTCCAGCTCCCGCTGTCGCTGCTGGCCATCCGCACCGGCAGCCCCGTCAAGTTCGCGGCGACCCGCGAGGAGTCGTTCCTCGGCCACGCCCACCGGCACCCGACCCTGCTGCGGTACTGGCACCACGCCGACCGCGAGGGGAAGCTGGTCAAGGTCGAGGCGCAGCTCCTGATGGACGCGGGCGCGTACGCGGACGACTCGGCCGAGGCGCTGGCCGCCGCCGTCTCGTTCGCCGCCGGTCCCTATGTGGTGCCGAACGCGGTGGTCGACGGCTGGGCCGTTCGGACGAACAATCCGCCCTCCGGCTATCTGCGTGGCGAGGGCGCCCTGCAGGTGTGCGCCGCGTATGAGGGCCAGATGGACATGCTGGCCGCCCGGCTCGGCATCGACCCGGCCGAGCTGCGCGCGCGCAATGTGCTGGCCACCGGCGATCCGCTGCCCACCGGCCAGACCGTGACCTGCCCGGCGCCGGTCGCCGAGCTGCTGGCCGCCGTGCGCGAGGCGCCGCTGCCCGCGCTGCCGAAGGACGGGCCGGTCGAGGACTGGCTGCTGCCCGGCGGCCCGGACGGCCCGGCCGAGCCGGGCGCGGTGCGGCGCGGCGTCGGGTACGCGCTGGGCATGGTGCACATGCTCGGGGCCGAGGGCACGGACGAGGTGTCGACGGCCACGGTGAAGGTCGAGGGCGCGGTCGCCACCGTGCTGTGCGCGGCGGTCGAGACGGGACAGGGCTTCGCGACGCTGGCCCGGCAGATCGTCCAGGACGTGCTGGGCGTGGACGAGGTGCATGTCGCGCCCGTGGACACCGACCAGCCATCGGCCGGGGCCGGTGGCCGGGGGCGGCACACCTGGGTCTCGGGCGGCGCGGTGGAGCGGGCGGCCAAGATGGTCCGCACCCAGCTTCTCCAGCCGCTGGCCACGAAGTTCGGCATGTCCGCCGAGCTGCTGTCGATCGCCGACGGCAAGATCACCTCTTACGACGGGGTGCTGAGCACGACCGTGGCCGAGGCCCTGGAGGGCAAGGAGCTGTGGGCGACGGCCCAGTGCCGCCCGCACCCGACCGAGCCGCTGAACGAGGCCGGCCAGGGGGACGCCTTCGTCGGCCTGGCCTTCGCCGCCGTCCGGGCGGTGGTGGACGTGGACGTGGAGCTGGGCTCGGTGCGTGTGGTGGAGATGGCGATCGCGCAGGATGTCGGGCGGGTGCTGAACCCGCGGCAGCTGGAGGCCCGGATCGAGGCCGGGGTCACCCAGGGCGTCGGCGCCGCGCTCACCGAGCATCTGCGGGTGGTGCGCGGCATGGTGCGCCGCCCCGACCTGGCCGGGTACGCGCTGCCGACGCCGCTGGACGCGCCCGAGGTGCGGATCGTGAAGCTGATCGAGGAGCGGGACGTGGTGGCGCCGTTCGGGGCGAAGGCGGTCAGCGCGGTGCCGGTCGTGGTGTCGCCGGCGGCGGTGGCGGCGGCGGTCCGCGCCGCCACCGGCCGCCCGGTGAACCGGCTGCCGATCCGGCCGCAGTCGGCGGTCGGAGTGGCCTAG
- a CDS encoding FAD binding domain-containing protein, whose product MSTHAPHAPQTDRLVALPATLDDAVAALAEVPAAVPVAGGTDLMAGVNAGLLRPAALVGLGRLAELRGWAYQDGHALLGACLTHARMARPDFAALIPGLAAAARSAGPPQVRNAGTLGGNIISAAPTGDTLPVLAALEATLLVAGPDGDGRQIPVSHLLAGRDRLRPGELLAHVRVPLLHAAQTFLKATSRTGPGRALVSVAVVLDPMRREVRCAVGAVAPMPLRPLDAERWVASLVDWDGERDLAPEVLAAFGDYVGMACIPDPQAPEDGGEPAQLPAAVLHMRRTVATLARRGLGRALA is encoded by the coding sequence TTGAGCACGCACGCACCGCATGCACCGCAGACGGACCGGCTCGTCGCGCTCCCGGCCACGCTGGACGACGCCGTGGCCGCGCTGGCCGAGGTGCCCGCGGCCGTGCCGGTCGCGGGCGGTACCGACCTGATGGCCGGGGTCAACGCCGGGCTGCTGCGCCCGGCCGCCCTGGTGGGCCTCGGGCGCTTGGCGGAGCTGCGCGGCTGGGCGTATCAGGACGGTCACGCGCTGCTGGGCGCGTGCCTGACCCACGCGCGCATGGCCCGCCCCGACTTCGCCGCCCTCATCCCGGGGCTGGCCGCCGCCGCCCGCTCCGCCGGGCCGCCGCAGGTGCGCAACGCCGGGACGCTCGGCGGCAACATCATCTCCGCCGCCCCCACCGGCGACACCCTTCCCGTGCTGGCCGCCCTGGAGGCGACGCTGCTGGTGGCGGGCCCCGACGGGGATGGCCGGCAGATCCCCGTCAGCCACCTGCTGGCCGGCCGCGACCGGCTGCGCCCGGGAGAGCTGCTGGCCCACGTCCGGGTGCCGCTGCTGCACGCCGCGCAGACGTTCCTCAAGGCCACCAGCCGCACCGGCCCCGGGCGCGCGCTCGTCTCGGTGGCCGTGGTGCTCGACCCGATGCGCCGCGAGGTGCGCTGCGCGGTCGGCGCCGTCGCCCCGATGCCGCTGCGCCCGCTGGACGCGGAGCGCTGGGTGGCCTCGCTGGTCGACTGGGACGGCGAGCGCGACCTGGCGCCTGAGGTGCTCGCGGCCTTCGGTGACTACGTCGGGATGGCCTGCATCCCGGACCCGCAGGCGCCGGAGGACGGCGGCGAGCCCGCCCAACTCCCCGCCGCCGTGCTGCACATGAGGCGTACCGTGGCAACACTCGCCCGCCGTGGACTCGGAAGGGCTCTCGCATGA
- a CDS encoding DUF3039 domain-containing protein encodes MSTVEPERGAGTGTLVEPTPQTTHGDGDHERFAHYVQKDKIMASALDGTPVVALCGKVWVPGRDPKKYPVCPMCKEIYESMGSFGGGGKDGKGGKQ; translated from the coding sequence ATGAGCACTGTTGAGCCCGAGCGCGGAGCGGGCACCGGCACCCTCGTCGAGCCCACCCCGCAGACGACGCACGGCGATGGCGACCACGAGCGCTTCGCCCACTATGTCCAGAAGGACAAGATCATGGCGAGCGCGTTGGACGGTACCCCCGTCGTCGCGCTCTGCGGGAAGGTCTGGGTGCCCGGCCGGGACCCGAAGAAGTACCCGGTGTGCCCCATGTGCAAGGAGATCTACGAGTCCATGGGCTCCTTCGGGGGCGGCGGCAAGGACGGCAAGGGCGGCAAGCAGTAG
- a CDS encoding YqgE/AlgH family protein, which yields MTEASSLTGRLLVATPALSDPNFDRSVVLLLDHDREGALGVVLNRPTPVGVSEVLEPWAALAGEPGVVFQGGPVALDAALALAVVPGSGTLGWRRVHGSIGLVDLEAPPEVLAAEVGSLRIFAGYAGWGPEQLERELEEGAWYVVDSEPGDVSAPDPERLWRAVLRRQRGSLALLATYPDDPSLN from the coding sequence ATGACCGAGGCGTCCTCGCTCACCGGGCGGCTGCTGGTGGCCACGCCCGCGCTGTCCGATCCGAACTTCGACCGCTCCGTCGTGCTGCTCCTCGACCACGACCGCGAGGGAGCCCTGGGGGTCGTCCTCAACCGCCCGACACCCGTGGGCGTCTCCGAGGTCCTGGAACCGTGGGCCGCGCTCGCCGGCGAGCCCGGCGTCGTCTTCCAGGGCGGCCCCGTCGCCCTGGACGCCGCGCTCGCGCTCGCCGTCGTCCCCGGCTCCGGGACGCTCGGCTGGCGCCGCGTGCACGGCTCGATCGGCCTGGTCGACCTGGAGGCGCCGCCCGAGGTGCTGGCCGCCGAGGTGGGCTCGCTGCGGATTTTCGCCGGTTACGCCGGCTGGGGGCCGGAGCAGCTCGAACGGGAGCTGGAGGAGGGTGCCTGGTATGTCGTGGATTCCGAGCCGGGCGACGTCTCCGCGCCCGACCCCGAGCGGCTGTGGCGGGCCGTGCTGCGCCGCCAGCGCGGCAGTCTGGCCCTGCTCGCCACATATCCGGACGACCCGTCGCTCAATTAG
- the murA gene encoding UDP-N-acetylglucosamine 1-carboxyvinyltransferase, which yields MTDDVLLVHGGTPIEGEIRVRGAKNLVPKAMVAALLGSAPSRLRNVPDIRDVRVVRGLLQLHGVTVRSGEEHGELVLDPSRVESANVADIDAHAGSSRIPILFCGPLLHRLGHAFIPGLGGCDIGGRPVDFHFDVLRQFGAVIEKRADGQYLEAPRGLRGCKIQLPYPSVGSTEQVLLTAVLAEGVTELSNAAVEPEIEDLICVLQKMGAMISMDTDRTIRITGVERLGGYTHRALPDRLEAASWASAALATKGSVYVHGASQRSMMTFLNVYRKVGGAFEIDEQGIRFWHPGGPLNAIALETDVHPGFQTDWQQPLVVALTQASGLSIVHETVYESRLGFTSALNQMGAHIQLYRECLGGTPCRFGQRNFLHSAVVSGPTKLHGANLVIPDLRGGFSYLIAALAAEGTSRVHGIGLINRGYENFVRKLESLGAKVERP from the coding sequence ATGACCGACGACGTACTTCTTGTTCACGGGGGCACCCCGATCGAGGGGGAGATCCGGGTCCGGGGGGCCAAGAACCTGGTGCCCAAGGCCATGGTGGCGGCGCTGCTCGGCAGCGCCCCCAGCCGGCTGCGGAACGTGCCCGACATCCGCGACGTGCGGGTGGTGCGCGGGCTGCTGCAGTTGCACGGCGTGACCGTGCGCAGCGGAGAGGAACACGGCGAGCTGGTGCTCGACCCCTCGCGCGTGGAGAGCGCGAACGTGGCCGACATCGACGCGCACGCCGGGTCCTCCCGCATCCCGATCCTGTTCTGCGGCCCGCTGCTGCACCGGCTCGGTCACGCCTTCATCCCGGGGCTCGGCGGCTGCGACATCGGCGGCCGGCCGGTCGACTTCCACTTCGACGTGCTGCGGCAGTTCGGCGCGGTGATCGAGAAACGGGCCGACGGGCAGTACCTGGAGGCGCCACGCGGCCTGCGCGGCTGCAAGATCCAGCTGCCGTACCCGTCGGTCGGCTCCACCGAGCAGGTGCTGCTGACGGCCGTGCTGGCCGAGGGCGTGACCGAGCTGTCCAACGCGGCCGTGGAGCCGGAGATCGAGGATTTGATCTGCGTGCTCCAGAAGATGGGCGCGATGATCTCGATGGACACCGACCGGACCATCCGGATCACCGGCGTCGAGCGGCTCGGCGGCTACACGCACCGGGCGCTGCCGGACCGGCTGGAGGCGGCGTCCTGGGCGAGCGCGGCGCTGGCCACCAAGGGCAGCGTCTACGTCCACGGCGCGAGCCAGCGGTCGATGATGACGTTTCTCAACGTGTACCGGAAAGTGGGCGGCGCGTTCGAGATCGACGAGCAGGGCATCCGCTTCTGGCACCCCGGCGGCCCGCTGAACGCGATCGCGCTGGAGACCGACGTGCACCCCGGCTTCCAGACGGACTGGCAGCAGCCGCTGGTGGTGGCGCTGACGCAGGCGTCGGGGCTGTCCATCGTGCACGAGACGGTGTACGAGTCGCGGCTCGGCTTCACCAGCGCGCTCAACCAGATGGGCGCGCACATCCAGCTCTACCGCGAGTGCCTGGGCGGCACGCCCTGCCGCTTCGGGCAGCGCAACTTCCTGCACTCCGCCGTGGTCTCCGGTCCCACCAAGCTGCACGGCGCGAATCTGGTCATCCCGGACCTGCGCGGCGGCTTCTCGTATCTGATCGCGGCACTGGCGGCCGAGGGCACCTCGCGGGTGCACGGGATCGGGCTGATCAACCGCGGCTATGAGAACTTCGTCCGGAAGCTGGAGAGCCTGGGCGCCAAGGTCGAGCGCCCGTAG
- a CDS encoding HU family DNA-binding protein: MNRSELVAALSERAEVTRKDADAVLAALAETIGEVVAKGDEKVTIPGFLTFERTHRAARTARNPQTGEPIQIPAGYSVKVSAGSKLKDAAKGK; the protein is encoded by the coding sequence ATGAACCGCAGTGAGCTGGTGGCCGCTCTGTCGGAGCGCGCCGAGGTGACTCGGAAGGACGCCGACGCTGTGCTGGCGGCCCTGGCCGAGACCATCGGGGAGGTCGTTGCCAAGGGGGACGAAAAGGTCACGATTCCCGGATTCCTGACCTTCGAGCGGACCCACCGCGCCGCCCGGACCGCCCGCAACCCGCAGACCGGGGAGCCGATCCAGATTCCGGCCGGATACAGCGTCAAGGTGTCCGCGGGCTCCAAGCTGAAGGACGCCGCCAAGGGCAAGTGA
- a CDS encoding NAD-dependent malic enzyme, protein MATAPSVSYSMTVRLEVPASGTAVSQLTTVVESSGGSVTGLDVTASGHEKLRIDVTIAASSTAHADEIVQKLRAIEGVAVGKVSDRTFLMHLGGKIEMTSKHPIRNRDDLSMIYTPGVARVCTQIAAHPEDARRLTIKRNSVAVVTDGSAVLGLGNIGPRAALPVMEGKAALFKRFAGIDAWPLCLDTQDTDAIVEIVKAIAPGFAGINLEDISAPRCFEIEARLREALDIPVFHDDQHGTAIVVLAALHNALRVVGKELGSVRVVMSGAGAAGTAILKLLIEAGVEHAVVADIHGVVHAGRHDLVAADADSPLRWIADNTNPEGITGTLREAVVGADVFIGVSAPDVLEASDVAAMADDAIVFALANPDPEIDPAAARRTAAVVATGRSDFPNQINNVLVFPGVFRGLLDAQSAAVSSAMMLAAARALADVVGEGELNANYIVPSVFNEKVAGAVAGAVREAARAV, encoded by the coding sequence ATGGCAACGGCACCCAGCGTCTCGTACTCGATGACCGTCCGGCTCGAGGTTCCGGCCAGTGGCACGGCGGTCAGCCAGCTCACCACCGTGGTGGAGTCCTCCGGCGGCTCGGTCACCGGTCTCGACGTCACCGCCTCGGGACACGAGAAGCTGCGTATCGACGTGACCATCGCGGCGAGTTCCACCGCGCACGCCGACGAGATCGTCCAGAAGCTCCGCGCGATCGAGGGCGTTGCGGTCGGCAAGGTTTCCGACCGGACCTTCCTGATGCATCTGGGCGGCAAGATCGAGATGACGTCCAAGCATCCGATTCGCAATCGCGACGACCTGTCGATGATCTATACGCCGGGCGTCGCCCGGGTGTGCACGCAGATCGCCGCCCACCCCGAGGACGCCCGACGGCTGACGATCAAGCGCAACAGCGTCGCCGTCGTCACCGACGGCTCCGCCGTGCTGGGCCTGGGCAACATCGGCCCCCGGGCGGCGCTGCCCGTGATGGAGGGCAAGGCCGCGCTGTTCAAGCGCTTCGCCGGCATCGACGCCTGGCCGCTGTGCCTGGACACCCAGGACACCGACGCCATCGTGGAGATCGTCAAGGCCATCGCCCCCGGCTTCGCGGGCATCAACCTGGAGGATATCTCCGCTCCGCGCTGCTTCGAGATCGAGGCACGGCTGCGCGAGGCGCTGGACATCCCCGTCTTCCACGACGACCAGCACGGCACGGCCATCGTGGTCCTCGCCGCCCTGCACAACGCGCTGCGCGTGGTGGGCAAGGAGCTCGGCTCGGTCCGGGTCGTCATGTCGGGCGCGGGCGCGGCCGGCACGGCCATCCTCAAGCTGCTGATCGAGGCCGGCGTCGAGCACGCCGTCGTCGCCGACATCCACGGCGTGGTGCACGCCGGGCGCCACGATCTGGTGGCCGCGGACGCCGACTCGCCGCTGCGCTGGATCGCCGACAACACCAACCCCGAAGGCATCACCGGGACTCTGCGCGAGGCCGTGGTCGGCGCGGACGTCTTCATCGGCGTCTCGGCCCCGGACGTGCTGGAGGCGTCGGACGTGGCGGCGATGGCCGACGACGCCATCGTTTTCGCGCTCGCGAATCCGGACCCCGAGATCGACCCGGCCGCGGCCCGGCGGACCGCCGCCGTGGTGGCCACCGGCCGCTCCGACTTCCCCAACCAGATCAACAACGTGCTGGTTTTCCCCGGGGTGTTCCGCGGTCTGCTGGACGCGCAATCCGCGGCCGTCAGCTCCGCGATGATGCTCGCCGCCGCCCGCGCGCTCGCCGATGTGGTCGGTGAAGGCGAGCTGAACGCCAACTACATCGTCCCCAGCGTCTTCAACGAGAAGGTCGCCGGGGCGGTCGCGGGAGCCGTCCGCGAAGCGGCGCGGGCCGTCTAG
- a CDS encoding HelD family protein encodes MGDGTLDVREREIQGEQRHLDTVYERLAEKIDEAEYLMADAARRVQVGTPGALAERDAQVFRAGVHLNRLNNEFEDFLFGRIDLLAGKDGARGADGAYTSVEPADDAVRDGVADIAETLHIGRIGVLDAEYVPLVIDWRAPAAAPFYRATPVAPGRVVRRRVIRSRGRQVLGVEDDLLRPELRALLDGAELPVVGDGALMAALGRTRGHRMTDIVASIQAEQDEVIRAPAVSVTEVTGGPGTGKTAVALHRAAYLLYQDRRRYAGGILVVSPTPLLVSYTEGVLPSLGEEGQVAIRALGALVEGVTADSYDDQAVARIKGSAAMPRVLHRAARGVLDAPGAPERLRVVAFGRRVELEGEALARVRQQTLNGTAPVNLLRPRARRLLLDALWEASDAPGRYPDPAIAAEAREAFNEDIGSEDAFQEFLDAWWPEVTPLQALTAMADEQRLGRWARRLLRPREVRQLARSLRRITPEGGGLSGHDVALLDELRVLLGVPVRPARRREADVLDQLTGLDEVTTYTERLTARRESRDIDEDRADYAHVIVDEAQDLTPMQWRMVGRRGRQATWTIVGDPAQSSWPAPEEAAVERDAALGRRPRRRFELTVNYRNPAEIARVADGVLERAMPGSRPPRAVRETGVAPRFTAAPTSRALADVARAEAGRLLEEVEGTVGVVVAMGRREEAARWLAGRWLAGRGDRLVVLGSLEAKGLEYDATLVIAPGEIANESPAGLRVLYVALTRATQRLTVLSGPEDQPDPAGVPALLR; translated from the coding sequence GTGGGGGACGGCACGTTGGACGTGCGGGAACGGGAGATCCAGGGCGAGCAGCGCCACCTGGACACCGTCTACGAGCGACTGGCCGAGAAGATCGACGAGGCCGAGTACCTCATGGCGGACGCCGCCCGTCGCGTCCAGGTGGGCACCCCGGGCGCCCTGGCCGAGCGCGACGCCCAGGTCTTCCGCGCCGGGGTCCACCTGAACCGGCTGAACAACGAGTTCGAGGACTTCCTCTTCGGCCGCATCGACCTGCTGGCGGGCAAGGACGGCGCCCGGGGTGCCGACGGCGCGTACACCTCGGTCGAGCCCGCCGACGACGCGGTGCGCGACGGCGTCGCCGACATCGCGGAGACGCTGCACATCGGCCGGATCGGCGTGCTGGACGCGGAGTACGTCCCACTGGTCATCGACTGGCGCGCGCCCGCCGCCGCGCCGTTCTACCGCGCCACCCCGGTGGCGCCCGGCCGCGTCGTGCGCCGGCGCGTGATCCGCAGCCGGGGGCGCCAGGTGCTCGGCGTCGAGGACGACCTGCTCCGCCCCGAGCTGCGCGCCCTGCTCGACGGCGCCGAGCTGCCCGTCGTGGGCGACGGCGCGCTGATGGCCGCCCTCGGCCGGACGCGCGGGCACCGGATGACCGACATCGTCGCCTCCATCCAGGCCGAGCAGGACGAGGTGATCCGCGCGCCCGCCGTCTCGGTCACCGAGGTCACCGGCGGCCCCGGCACCGGCAAGACCGCCGTGGCGCTGCACCGCGCCGCCTACCTGCTCTACCAGGACCGGCGGCGGTACGCGGGCGGCATCCTCGTCGTCAGCCCCACTCCGCTGCTCGTGTCCTACACCGAGGGCGTGCTGCCGTCCCTGGGCGAGGAGGGCCAGGTCGCCATCCGCGCGCTCGGCGCGCTGGTGGAGGGCGTGACCGCCGACTCCTACGACGACCAGGCCGTCGCCCGGATCAAGGGCTCCGCCGCGATGCCCCGGGTGCTGCACCGCGCGGCGCGCGGGGTCCTGGACGCGCCGGGCGCGCCGGAGCGGCTGCGGGTGGTCGCGTTCGGCCGCCGCGTCGAGCTGGAGGGCGAGGCGCTGGCGCGCGTCAGGCAGCAGACCCTCAACGGCACCGCGCCGGTCAACCTGCTGCGGCCCCGGGCCAGGAGGCTGCTCCTGGACGCGTTGTGGGAGGCGTCCGACGCGCCGGGCCGTTATCCGGACCCGGCGATCGCGGCCGAGGCCAGGGAGGCGTTCAACGAGGACATCGGCTCGGAGGACGCCTTCCAGGAGTTCCTCGACGCCTGGTGGCCGGAGGTCACCCCGCTCCAGGCGCTGACCGCGATGGCCGACGAACAGCGCCTCGGCCGCTGGGCGCGACGGCTGCTGCGCCCCCGCGAGGTGCGCCAACTCGCCCGCTCGCTGCGGCGGATCACCCCGGAGGGCGGTGGCCTGTCCGGCCACGACGTGGCGCTGCTCGACGAGTTGCGGGTGCTGCTCGGCGTCCCGGTCCGGCCCGCGCGCCGGCGCGAGGCCGATGTCCTGGACCAGCTCACCGGGCTGGACGAGGTGACGACCTACACCGAACGCCTCACCGCGCGGCGGGAGTCGAGGGACATCGACGAGGACCGCGCCGACTACGCGCACGTCATCGTGGACGAGGCGCAGGACCTGACCCCCATGCAGTGGCGGATGGTGGGCCGGCGCGGGCGGCAGGCGACGTGGACGATCGTCGGTGACCCGGCGCAGAGTTCGTGGCCCGCGCCCGAGGAGGCGGCGGTGGAGCGGGACGCGGCGCTGGGCAGGCGGCCCCGCCGCCGGTTCGAGCTGACGGTCAACTACCGCAACCCGGCGGAGATCGCCCGCGTCGCGGACGGCGTGCTGGAGCGCGCGATGCCCGGCAGCCGACCGCCGCGCGCCGTGCGGGAGACCGGTGTGGCACCCCGTTTCACGGCCGCGCCCACGAGCCGGGCGTTGGCGGACGTGGCCCGCGCCGAGGCCGGACGCCTGCTGGAGGAGGTCGAGGGCACGGTCGGCGTGGTGGTGGCGATGGGCCGCCGCGAGGAGGCCGCCCGGTGGCTGGCCGGCCGGTGGCTGGCCGGCCGCGGGGACCGGCTGGTGGTGCTGGGCAGCCTGGAGGCCAAGGGGCTGGAGTACGACGCGACGCTGGTGATCGCCCCGGGCGAGATCGCGAACGAGTCACCGGCCGGGCTGCGCGTGCTCTACGTGGCCCTCACCCGGGCCACCCAGCGGCTCACCGTGCTGTCCGGACCCGAGGACCAGCCGGACCCGGCGGGGGTGCCGGCCCTGCTCCGCTGA
- a CDS encoding uroporphyrinogen-III synthase, which yields MRQDQRDIKPLDGFTVGVTAARRADELGALLRRRGAEVLHAPALRIVPLSDDDQLLAATRTLIADAPDLVVATTAIGFRGWVEAADGWGLGEGLLATLAGSELLARGPKVRGAVRAAGLTEKWSPASESMAEVLQRLLDQGVTDRRIALQLHGEPLPGFIEALREAGAEVVEVPVYRWMPPEDIAPVDRLIDAVLGRGVDALTFTSAPAAASLLKRADERGVCDQVVTALQKFVLPACVGPVTALPLQARDVPTCQPDRFRLGPLVQLLCHALPERARPLPVAGRRIEIRGHAVIVDGELRPVPPAGMALLRLLARRPGWVVPRAELLRALPGAGRDEHAVETAMARLRGALGAPTLIQTVVKRGYRLALDPALDSHKYSD from the coding sequence ATGCGTCAGGATCAGCGCGACATCAAGCCACTCGACGGGTTCACCGTCGGTGTCACCGCGGCACGGCGCGCCGACGAGCTCGGCGCGCTGCTGCGGCGGCGCGGGGCCGAGGTGCTGCACGCGCCGGCGCTGCGCATCGTGCCCCTTTCCGACGACGACCAACTGCTGGCCGCGACCAGAACGCTCATCGCCGACGCGCCCGACCTCGTGGTCGCCACCACGGCGATCGGCTTCCGCGGCTGGGTCGAGGCGGCCGACGGCTGGGGCCTGGGCGAGGGCCTGCTCGCCACCCTGGCCGGCTCCGAGCTGCTGGCCCGCGGCCCGAAGGTGCGCGGCGCGGTCCGCGCCGCCGGGCTCACCGAGAAGTGGTCGCCGGCCTCCGAATCCATGGCGGAGGTGCTCCAGCGCCTGCTCGACCAGGGCGTCACGGACCGGCGCATCGCCCTCCAACTGCACGGCGAGCCGCTGCCCGGCTTCATCGAGGCGCTGCGCGAGGCCGGCGCCGAGGTCGTGGAGGTGCCCGTCTACCGGTGGATGCCGCCGGAGGACATTGCCCCGGTCGACCGGCTGATCGACGCGGTCCTCGGCCGGGGTGTCGACGCCCTCACCTTCACCAGTGCGCCCGCCGCCGCCTCCCTGCTCAAGCGCGCCGACGAGCGCGGCGTGTGCGACCAGGTCGTGACCGCCCTGCAGAAATTCGTGCTCCCCGCCTGCGTCGGCCCGGTCACCGCGCTGCCGCTGCAGGCCCGCGACGTGCCCACCTGTCAGCCCGACAGGTTCCGGCTCGGCCCGTTGGTGCAGTTGCTGTGCCACGCGCTGCCGGAGCGGGCCCGGCCGCTGCCGGTCGCCGGGCGGCGGATCGAGATCCGCGGCCACGCCGTGATCGTGGACGGCGAGCTGCGGCCCGTTCCCCCGGCCGGGATGGCGCTGCTGCGGCTGCTGGCCCGGCGCCCGGGATGGGTCGTGCCCCGGGCCGAGCTGCTGCGCGCCCTCCCGGGCGCCGGGCGTGACGAGCACGCCGTGGAGACCGCGATGGCCCGGCTGCGCGGGGCGCTCGGCGCGCCCACGCTCATCCAGACGGTCGTCAAGCGCGGCTACCGGCTGGCCCTCGACCCCGCGCTGGACAGTCACAAGTACAGCGACTGA